In a genomic window of Cytobacillus sp. FSL H8-0458:
- a CDS encoding YpbS family protein: MSVHKAISEHVGKQNKIITRFAALDQQREYYIEQALDLCRRGLPFSADKINEITAEINELSKQGIIPARKYVTIEMIEEYASKTK; encoded by the coding sequence ATGAGTGTACATAAAGCAATATCCGAACATGTGGGAAAGCAGAATAAGATAATCACGAGGTTTGCAGCCTTGGATCAGCAGCGTGAGTATTATATTGAACAAGCATTGGATCTATGCAGGAGGGGACTTCCATTTTCTGCGGATAAGATAAATGAAATAACTGCTGAAATCAATGAACTTTCTAAACAGGGAATTATACCTGCAAGAAAGTATGTAACAATTGAGATGATTGAGGAATATGCATCAAAGACAAAATAG
- a CDS encoding endonuclease I family protein has translation MIKVTSIAAAWAEAQSKHIESVQNEPYYNAEEDIINQEDYYGTLDFEKEDLPEQVHDLLVRTHSRQLDYSPHRYVYPWVDLQENLKLKSLYSGKGIDPLKAIDQDLKLLQTIQEGGFHSNERVIFNTEHVVPQSWFEGRQPMKGDLHHLFACEPACNSMRSNFPYYDFEAYVPEMEAAGVRNGCGMAEQEKFEPEYGKGIAARAVFYFAVRYKNALILDGEMDMQILLRWHEENPVTIYEKHRNAAIQALQGNRNPFIDFPELAKKMLG, from the coding sequence ATGATTAAAGTGACTAGTATAGCAGCGGCATGGGCAGAGGCTCAGTCAAAGCATATTGAAAGTGTACAAAATGAACCCTATTATAACGCTGAGGAAGATATCATAAATCAAGAGGATTACTATGGAACCCTTGATTTTGAGAAAGAGGATCTCCCGGAACAGGTTCATGATCTGCTGGTTCGTACTCATAGCCGGCAATTGGATTACTCACCTCACCGATATGTATATCCATGGGTGGATCTGCAGGAAAACCTCAAGCTTAAAAGTTTATATTCGGGGAAAGGCATTGATCCGCTTAAAGCCATTGACCAGGATCTCAAGCTCCTTCAGACGATTCAGGAAGGCGGATTCCACAGCAATGAAAGAGTTATATTTAATACCGAGCATGTAGTCCCGCAATCATGGTTTGAAGGAAGACAGCCAATGAAAGGGGATCTGCATCATCTTTTTGCCTGTGAGCCGGCATGCAATAGTATGAGAAGCAACTTCCCCTACTATGATTTTGAAGCCTATGTCCCGGAAATGGAGGCGGCGGGCGTCAGGAATGGCTGCGGAATGGCAGAACAGGAGAAGTTTGAACCGGAATACGGAAAGGGGATTGCAGCACGAGCTGTATTCTATTTTGCTGTCAGATATAAAAATGCACTTATACTTGACGGGGAGATGGATATGCAGATTTTGCTGAGATGGCATGAAGAAAATCCGGTGACTATATATGAAAAACATAGAAACGCTGCCATTCAAGCACTCCAGGGTAACCGAAACCCATTTATTGATTTTCCTGAGCTTGCTAAGAAAATGCTGGGATAA
- a CDS encoding MGMT family protein, translated as MQPFTEKVLKIIKNIPRGKVMTYGQIARLAGSPRGARQVVRILHTQSEKHQLPWHRVVNGKGEIGFKDGDSHDIQRELLENEGIHFNINKRLDLQEFAHESSQPI; from the coding sequence GTGCAGCCATTTACAGAAAAAGTGTTAAAAATCATTAAAAACATCCCAAGAGGAAAAGTCATGACATACGGACAAATCGCAAGGCTGGCCGGGAGCCCCCGGGGAGCAAGACAGGTGGTCCGTATTCTTCATACCCAAAGTGAAAAGCATCAGCTTCCCTGGCATAGGGTTGTGAATGGGAAAGGGGAAATTGGGTTTAAAGACGGAGATTCGCATGACATTCAGAGAGAACTATTAGAAAATGAGGGGATTCACTTTAATATAAATAAAAGACTTGATTTGCAGGAATTTGCCCATGAATCATCACAGCCAATATAA